The window CCGTAGGTAGACGGCCGCCCGGTCGCGGAAGGGTTGCAAAAAGCCTCGAATCGAGGCGACCTACGCTGGTGGCCATGAGCCACGCATCTGTCGCGGACCGCGACCGCGCGCACGACGCGACGGTCCGATGACCCGCGTCGACGTCGAGTACCGCACCGGCGTGCACCGACGGATCGCGGCGGGGGCTCGGCTGGTCGGGAGCTGGGACGCGGCCGGCCGGCCGAGCGACACCTGGGCCTCGGTGCCGATGACGGCGGCTGTCGGCCCGGATGGCGCCGCGGTGTTCCGGGCCAGTGTGACTCTCGATGTCCACACGCCTAACACCTTCCGCTGGGGTGTGTGGCTGGTACGCGACGACGGGTCGCAATTCTGGGGAATCCCCGGTGAAGTAGCGGACCCAGCCTCCACGGACCAGGTCCGCACGCTTGCTCTCGGGCCGGACGCCCTGGCGGAGGTGAGCACCACCTTCACACTCAGCAGCCATCACTTCCTCGGCGCCGTTCCGGAGTCGGAGTCGGAGTCGGAGCGGATCCTGTTCCGGGTCTGGGCGCCACGTGCCCGGGCCGTCGAGGTCGCGTTCGGCGGCGAGAGCGGCTATATCTCCGACGACGGCCACGGCGAGGACCCGACCATCGCCCGCCTGCCGATGCGACCAGGGTCGGACGGCGTGTGGGAGGCCTCGACGGCGGGGTTCGCCGGCTGGACCGGACGGCGCTACCTCTACCGGGTCACCCGGGAGGACGGCTCGGTTGTCTGGCGCACGGACATGTACTCCCGGCAGCAGTCCGGTGGCGGCGACGTCAACCCGCGCGGCGCGCACTACGACGGGACGGCGGCCGACCTGGACGGAACGGTCAGCTGCTCGGTGGTCGTCGACCCACAGCCACCGTCGGGGGACTTCTGGGCCGACGAGTTCGATCCGGCTCACCCGGTGCCGCGCCGCGTCGAGGATCTGGTCATCTACGAGCTGCACGTCGGCGCCCTCGGCTTCGGCCAGACGCGGGCGGGCACGTTCGCCGACGCGATCGCCTTCGTCGACTACCTCGCCGACCTCGGGGTCAACGCCGTCGAACTGCTGCCGGTGCTCGAGTTCAGCGGTACCCGCTCCTGGGGATACGGCACGTCGCATTTCCTCGCCGTGGAGAAGAGCGCCGGCGGCCGCGACGGGCTCGCCGAGTTCGTCCGTGCCTGCCATCGCCGCGGCATCGCGGTCCTCGTGGACCTCGTCTTCAACCACTACACCCAGGACGCCGAGCGGGCCGCCTGGATGTATGACACCACGACGCCCAGCCACAACGCGTACTACTGGTACGAGGGCTCGGACGCCGACCACACGGATTTCCCGGACGGCGGTTACGTCGACAATCTCTCCTCCGGCTACGCGCCGCGCTACCTCGAGGAACAGGTACGCGCGCTGTTCGTCGCGAGTGCCGTCGCGCTTCTTGACGAGTTCCACGTCGACGGTTTCCGGCTGGACCAGACGACGTCGATCCACCTGTACAACGCGCTGCACGCGGACGGCCAGCCGGTCATGGCGGCCAACGTCGCCGGCCGCAAGTTCCTGCGCGAGCTCTGCCAGACGCTGAAGACCATCGCGCCGGACGTCGTCCTCGTCGCCGAGGACCATTCCGGCTGGGACGCGGTGACCCGCCCGGCGCCCGCGGGCGGCCTCGGCTTCGATGCCAGCTGGTACGTGGACTTCTACCATCACCTGATCGGGGACAAGGGCGAAGGGCCGGAGTACGCGCGGCTCCTCGACACCGCCGGCCGGGATCTCACCGGCCCGCTGGCGATGGGTCTATTCGCCGGGGCGCTGGTCGGCGCCGCGAACAGGACGGTCGTCTACCCGGAAAGCCACGACGAGGCGGGGAACGCCGAGCACTCGGAACGCAACATCCTGGTCGCGGTGAACAACGCGCCACTCGTCGGAGAGACCCGCTGGTACGCCGAGGCGAGAATCCGCTGCGTCACCGCGTTGGCCCTGCTCGCCCCGGGCACGCCGATGTTCCTGATGGGCGACGAGGTCGGTGCCGCCAAGGCGTACACCTACAACCATTTCACGGAGGACAAGGAGGACCTGTACGGGCTGCGCGCGGGGACCGGCGCCGGCCTGTTCGCCGCCCACCGCGACCTCGCCCGGCTGCGGCTCGCCTCGGCCGCCGCGAAGTCCCGCGACGTCGAGATCCTGCACACCAACGACCCGGCCCGGGTGATCGCCTTTCGCCGCTGGTCCGGCCCGGCCGGTGACGCCCAAGGCGGTGACGCCCCAGGCCAGGAGATGCTCGTCGTCGTGAGCCTGAACAACGCCCCGTTCCCGAGTTACCTGCTGCGGCACCCTTCGCTGGCGGGCGCCGCCCCGTGGCGTCTGCGGCTGAACACGGATGCCGCGCCGTACGGCGGCCGCGGCGGTCCGGCGGGCGAAGAGACGCTCACCCCGGCGGCCGATGGCACGGTGGACCTCGTCCTCCCCGCCGTCGCCGCCCTGGTCTTCGAGCGGAGGAGCGCCGGCTGAGGCCCGGTCAGCGATAGGACGAG of the Pseudofrankia saprophytica genome contains:
- a CDS encoding alpha-amylase family glycosyl hydrolase: MTRVDVEYRTGVHRRIAAGARLVGSWDAAGRPSDTWASVPMTAAVGPDGAAVFRASVTLDVHTPNTFRWGVWLVRDDGSQFWGIPGEVADPASTDQVRTLALGPDALAEVSTTFTLSSHHFLGAVPESESESERILFRVWAPRARAVEVAFGGESGYISDDGHGEDPTIARLPMRPGSDGVWEASTAGFAGWTGRRYLYRVTREDGSVVWRTDMYSRQQSGGGDVNPRGAHYDGTAADLDGTVSCSVVVDPQPPSGDFWADEFDPAHPVPRRVEDLVIYELHVGALGFGQTRAGTFADAIAFVDYLADLGVNAVELLPVLEFSGTRSWGYGTSHFLAVEKSAGGRDGLAEFVRACHRRGIAVLVDLVFNHYTQDAERAAWMYDTTTPSHNAYYWYEGSDADHTDFPDGGYVDNLSSGYAPRYLEEQVRALFVASAVALLDEFHVDGFRLDQTTSIHLYNALHADGQPVMAANVAGRKFLRELCQTLKTIAPDVVLVAEDHSGWDAVTRPAPAGGLGFDASWYVDFYHHLIGDKGEGPEYARLLDTAGRDLTGPLAMGLFAGALVGAANRTVVYPESHDEAGNAEHSERNILVAVNNAPLVGETRWYAEARIRCVTALALLAPGTPMFLMGDEVGAAKAYTYNHFTEDKEDLYGLRAGTGAGLFAAHRDLARLRLASAAAKSRDVEILHTNDPARVIAFRRWSGPAGDAQGGDAPGQEMLVVVSLNNAPFPSYLLRHPSLAGAAPWRLRLNTDAAPYGGRGGPAGEETLTPAADGTVDLVLPAVAALVFERRSAG